A single window of Martelella sp. NC20 DNA harbors:
- the rpsU gene encoding 30S ribosomal protein S21 has translation MQVLVRDNNVDQALRVLKKKMQREGIFREMRARRSYEKPSEKRNREAGEAVRRLRKLKRKQMQREGLLPAARKKS, from the coding sequence TTGCAGGTACTGGTAAGAGATAATAATGTCGATCAGGCGCTTCGCGTCCTGAAGAAGAAAATGCAGCGTGAGGGCATCTTTCGCGAGATGCGGGCGCGGCGATCTTACGAGAAGCCTTCGGAAAAGCGCAATCGCGAGGCAGGCGAGGCGGTTCGTCGTCTGCGCAAGCTGAAAAGAAAGCAGATGCAGCGCGAAGGTCTTCTTCCTGCCGCGCGCAAGAAGAGCTAA
- a CDS encoding formimidoylglutamate deiminase: MTSHIFADRILTPAGWRANARIALDGGRIAGLAFDASPEAGDERHAIIVPAVANVHSHAFQRAMAGLAERRGPASDNFWSWREVMYRFTFALEPDEAEAIAAQLYVEMLEAGFARVGEFHYLHNDRDGSHYANIGEMAERIAAAASETGIGLTLLPVFYAHSNFGGLAPNDGQRRFIHNLDGFARLMEASRAIVSGLDHAVLGVAPHSLRAVTPEELAAVSALADGPVHMHIAEQVKEVDDCRDWSGRRPVEWLLENTGVDARWCLIHATHMTDADADGLAKSGAVAGLCPVTEANLGDGIFPASRFLDAGGAFGVGSDSNVQIGLSDELRQLEYAQRLGERARNVIASPGGTTGRRLFDGALAGGAQAMGIKAGIAEGLPASFFSLDGSTAPWLAEDQALDGFIFAGQLKPDCVWVNGIKQVEGGRHVKRTAIETRFRKTMTALMARSG, translated from the coding sequence ATGACTTCCCATATTTTCGCCGACCGTATCCTGACGCCCGCGGGCTGGCGCGCGAATGCGCGCATCGCGCTCGACGGCGGCCGCATCGCCGGCCTCGCCTTCGATGCGAGCCCCGAGGCCGGCGACGAGCGCCATGCCATCATCGTGCCGGCCGTCGCCAATGTGCACAGCCATGCGTTCCAGCGCGCGATGGCCGGCCTTGCAGAGCGGCGCGGCCCCGCGAGCGACAATTTCTGGAGCTGGCGCGAGGTGATGTACCGTTTCACCTTCGCGCTCGAGCCCGACGAGGCCGAGGCGATCGCGGCCCAGCTATACGTGGAAATGCTGGAGGCCGGCTTTGCCCGCGTCGGCGAATTCCACTATCTCCACAACGACAGGGACGGCAGCCACTACGCAAACATCGGCGAGATGGCGGAACGGATCGCGGCGGCGGCCAGCGAAACCGGAATCGGCCTGACGCTGTTGCCGGTATTCTACGCCCATTCCAATTTCGGCGGCCTTGCCCCGAATGATGGCCAGCGCCGCTTCATCCACAATCTCGACGGTTTCGCCCGGCTGATGGAGGCCTCGCGGGCGATCGTCAGCGGACTGGACCACGCCGTGCTCGGCGTCGCCCCCCATTCGCTGCGTGCCGTTACCCCCGAAGAACTTGCCGCCGTCAGCGCCCTGGCCGACGGCCCCGTCCACATGCATATCGCCGAGCAGGTGAAGGAAGTGGATGATTGCCGCGACTGGAGCGGCAGGCGGCCGGTCGAATGGCTCCTCGAAAACACCGGCGTCGACGCCCGCTGGTGCCTGATCCACGCCACCCACATGACCGACGCCGACGCCGACGGGCTTGCGAAATCCGGCGCGGTCGCGGGGCTCTGCCCGGTCACCGAGGCCAATCTCGGCGACGGTATCTTCCCGGCAAGCCGGTTCCTCGATGCCGGCGGCGCCTTCGGCGTCGGCTCGGATTCCAACGTACAGATCGGGCTTTCGGACGAATTGCGCCAGCTCGAATATGCCCAGCGCCTCGGGGAGCGGGCCCGCAACGTGATCGCAAGCCCCGGCGGCACCACCGGCCGTCGCCTGTTCGACGGCGCGCTCGCGGGCGGAGCGCAGGCGATGGGCATCAAGGCCGGCATTGCCGAGGGCCTGCCGGCGAGCTTCTTCTCGCTCGACGGTTCCACAGCGCCCTGGCTCGCCGAAGACCAGGCCCTCGACGGCTTCATCTTCGCCGGCCAGTTGAAACCCGACTGCGTCTGGGTCAACGGCATCAAACAGGTCGAAGGCGGCCGACACGTCAAGCGCACGGCGATCGAGACGCGGTTCCGCAAGACAATGACGGCGCTGATGGCGCGGAGCGGCTGA
- a CDS encoding alanine/glycine:cation symporter family protein produces the protein MQFFDTIFNYINDLTWGWALVPFLVVLGVFFTVASGFVQFRFFKRMFGVLWGDEDGDPSKISAREALFVSVGGRVGGGNIAGVAVAITAGGPGAVFWMWAIALVGMCSSLVEATLAQAYKRTEPNGDYRGGPASAIIYGLGANYRWLAIIYAVCLIAAFAIGFNAFQGNTVAGAAADSLGIPRYVTGVVLAAATGFIVFGGIHRIAKVSDVIIPIMALGYIGMALVIILINITAVPAVLWDIVANAVGIREAVAGGIGAAVSNGLRRGLFSNEAGLGSAPNVAATAYVRHPVSQGITQSFSVFIDTMIICSCTAFIILLGDVYQPGQKGVDGVILTQQSIVDHLGNWAQYYLTAAIFLFSFSSIIYNYYLGENALDFMTDRPSALQILRIVIIAIVFIGAVAPGATSVFNFSDPMMGILAVVNLLALMMLFPIALRLINDFRDQLAAGIKRPIFDPKKFPDLDTDPTAWPDAK, from the coding sequence GTGCAGTTTTTCGATACGATCTTCAACTATATCAACGATCTGACCTGGGGCTGGGCACTGGTGCCGTTCCTGGTTGTGCTCGGCGTGTTCTTCACGGTTGCGAGCGGCTTCGTGCAGTTCCGGTTCTTCAAGCGCATGTTCGGCGTGTTGTGGGGCGATGAGGATGGCGACCCCTCCAAGATCAGCGCCCGCGAGGCGCTGTTCGTTTCGGTCGGCGGGCGCGTCGGCGGCGGCAATATCGCCGGCGTGGCGGTGGCGATCACGGCCGGCGGGCCGGGCGCGGTGTTCTGGATGTGGGCGATTGCCCTTGTCGGCATGTGTTCGAGCCTGGTCGAGGCGACGCTTGCCCAGGCCTACAAGCGCACCGAACCGAATGGCGATTATCGCGGCGGCCCCGCCTCCGCCATCATCTACGGTCTTGGCGCGAACTATCGCTGGCTGGCGATCATCTACGCGGTCTGCCTGATCGCGGCCTTCGCGATCGGCTTCAATGCATTCCAGGGCAACACCGTGGCGGGCGCGGCGGCCGACAGTCTCGGCATACCGCGCTATGTCACGGGCGTCGTGCTGGCGGCGGCGACAGGCTTCATCGTGTTCGGCGGCATTCATCGGATCGCCAAGGTGTCCGATGTCATCATTCCGATCATGGCCCTCGGCTATATCGGCATGGCGCTGGTGATCATCCTCATCAATATCACCGCCGTTCCGGCCGTGCTGTGGGATATCGTCGCCAATGCGGTCGGCATCCGCGAAGCGGTGGCCGGCGGCATCGGGGCTGCGGTTTCCAACGGGCTCAGGCGCGGGCTGTTTTCCAACGAGGCGGGTCTCGGGTCGGCACCCAATGTCGCCGCCACCGCCTATGTCCGCCATCCGGTGAGCCAGGGCATCACGCAGAGCTTTTCGGTGTTCATCGACACGATGATCATCTGCTCGTGCACGGCGTTCATCATTCTGCTCGGCGATGTCTATCAGCCGGGGCAGAAGGGCGTCGACGGCGTGATCCTGACGCAGCAGAGCATTGTCGATCACCTCGGCAACTGGGCGCAGTATTATCTGACGGCGGCGATCTTCCTGTTCTCGTTCTCGTCGATCATCTACAACTACTATCTCGGCGAGAACGCGCTCGATTTCATGACCGACAGGCCGAGCGCGCTGCAGATCCTCAGGATTGTCATCATCGCAATTGTCTTCATCGGCGCGGTCGCCCCCGGCGCGACATCGGTGTTCAACTTCTCCGACCCGATGATGGGCATTCTTGCGGTCGTCAACCTTCTGGCGCTGATGATGCTGTTCCCGATCGCGCTCCGGCTGATCAACGATTTCCGCGACCAGCTTGCCGCCGGGATCAAACGGCCGATCTTCGATCCGAAGAAGTTCCCGGATCTCGATACCGATCCGACGGCCTGGCCGGACGCGAAGTGA
- a CDS encoding LLM class flavin-dependent oxidoreductase, whose amino-acid sequence MKKIGFLSFGHWTPSPQSATRSAADVLSQSIDLAVAAEELGADGAYFRVHHFARQLSSPFPLLAAIGARTNRIEIGTGVIDMRYENPLYMVEDAGSADLISGGRLQLGISRGSPEQVIEGWRHFGYQPGEGEDDAAMARRHTEVFLDQLEGRGFAEPNPRPMFPNPPGLLRLEPHSEGLRQRIWWGSATNATARWAAALGMNLQSSTLKFDETGEPLHKQQADQIRAYRAAWKEAGHDWTPRVSVSRSIFALTNDMDRAYFGRGGNEQDSIGYIDEQTRAVFGRSYAAEPDRLIEQLKGDEAIAEADTLLLTVPNQLGVAYNAHVIEAILKHVAPGLGWR is encoded by the coding sequence ATGAAGAAAATAGGATTTTTGTCCTTTGGACACTGGACGCCGTCGCCGCAATCGGCGACCCGCTCCGCCGCCGACGTGCTGTCGCAGTCGATCGACCTTGCGGTCGCCGCCGAGGAACTGGGGGCCGACGGGGCCTATTTCCGGGTGCATCACTTCGCCCGGCAATTGTCCTCGCCGTTTCCGCTTCTGGCCGCCATCGGCGCCAGGACGAACCGGATCGAGATCGGGACCGGCGTCATCGACATGCGCTACGAAAACCCGCTTTACATGGTGGAGGATGCGGGCTCTGCCGATCTGATTTCGGGCGGAAGGCTGCAACTCGGCATTTCGCGCGGCTCGCCCGAACAGGTGATCGAGGGCTGGCGCCATTTCGGCTATCAGCCCGGCGAAGGGGAAGACGATGCCGCCATGGCGCGCCGTCACACCGAGGTGTTCCTCGACCAGCTTGAAGGCAGGGGCTTTGCCGAACCCAATCCGCGCCCGATGTTTCCCAACCCGCCCGGCCTGCTGCGGCTCGAACCCCATTCCGAAGGGCTTCGACAACGCATCTGGTGGGGTTCGGCGACCAATGCGACCGCGCGATGGGCGGCCGCGCTCGGCATGAACCTGCAGAGTTCGACGCTGAAATTCGACGAGACCGGCGAGCCGCTTCACAAGCAGCAGGCCGATCAGATCCGCGCCTACCGCGCCGCCTGGAAAGAGGCCGGCCACGACTGGACGCCGCGCGTTTCGGTCAGCCGTTCGATTTTCGCGCTCACCAACGACATGGACCGGGCCTATTTCGGCCGGGGCGGCAACGAGCAGGATTCGATCGGCTATATCGATGAACAGACCCGCGCGGTGTTCGGCCGTTCCTATGCCGCCGAGCCGGACCGGCTGATCGAGCAATTGAAGGGCGACGAGGCGATCGCCGAGGCCGATACGCTGCTGCTCACCGTGCCGAACCAGCTTGGCGTCGCCTACAACGCGCATGTCATCGAGGCGATCCTGAAACATGTCGCGCCGGGCCTTGGCTGGCGCTGA